The Anopheles marshallii chromosome X, idAnoMarsDA_429_01, whole genome shotgun sequence genome includes a window with the following:
- the LOC128714751 gene encoding serine hydroxymethyltransferase — MARALRRFVSLAPMFNVRRLSTVARVGGSLPAQLPKHRSPVTSDTGLQLHESFGAKVNNDQARFSSSLPKSTSKMAGNAKLLHENLWDQDKELMELIRKEKKRQTRGLEMIASENFTSLSVLQCLSSCLHNKYSEGLPGQRYYGGNEFIDEIELLAQKRALEAYRLNPEEWGCNVQPYSGSPANFAVYTALIEPHGRIMGLDLPDGGHLTHGFMTQTKKISATSIFFESMPYKVDPVTGLIDYDKMEEMARLFKPKVIIAGISCYSRCLDYKRFREIANQNGAFLFADMAHISGLVAAGIIPSPFEYADVVSTTTHKTLRGPRAGVIFFRKGVRSVKANGEKVMYDLESRVNQAVFPGLQGGPHNHAIAGIATCMLQAQTPEFRAYQEQVIKNARALCAGLLEKGYSVATGGTDVHLVLVDLRPVGITGARAEFILEEISIACNKNTVPGDKSALNPSGIRLGTPALTTRGLLEKDMQVVVEFIDRGLRLSKDISNVSGPKLADFKRVIHEDSTLRAKVQSLRKEVELYSEQFPLPGYVDF, encoded by the exons ATGGCCAGAGCACTGAGAAGATTTGTCTCGCTCGCACCGATGTTCAACGTGCGACGCCTGTCAACAGTTGCACGAGTTGGGGGATCCCTGCCGGCACAACTGCCAAAGCATCGTTCTCCAGTAACGTCCGATACCGGTTTACAATTGCACGAGTCTTTTGGGGCTAAAGTGAATAACGATCAAGCTAGGTTCAGTTCGTCGTTGCCAAAATCTACCTCTAAG ATGGCTGGAAATGCAAAGCTCCTGCATGAGAACCTATGGGATCAGGATAAGGAGCTTATGGAGTTGATACGAAAAGAGAAGAAGCGCCAAACCAGAGGCCTTGAAATGATTGCCAGCGAAAACTTCACCTCTTTGTCAGTGTTGCAATGTCTGAGCTCTTGCCTTCATAACAAATACTCGGAAGGTTTGCCCGGTCAAAG ATACTACGGAGGTAACGAGTTTATTGACGAGATTGAACTATTGGCCCAAAAGCGTGCATTGGAAGCATACCGTTTAAACCCCGAGGAGTGGGGTTGTAATGTTCAACCCTATTCTGGGTCGCCAGCAAATTTCGCCGTCTACACTGCGTTGATTGAACCGCACGGCCGCATAATGGGTCTAGATCTGCCAGACGGTGGACATCTAACGCACGGTTTTATGACGCAGACGAAGAAAATTTCGGCCACGTCAATCTTTTTTGAAAGCATGCCCTATAAGGTCGATCCAGTAACAGGGTTGATCGATTACGATAAAATGGAGGAAATGGCGCGTTTGTTCAAACCGAAGGTGATCATTGCCGGCATATCATGTTATTCACGCTGCTTGGACTACAAACGATTCCGTGAAATTGCTAACCAAAATGGAGCGTTTCTGTTCGCTGATATGGCACACATATCGGGGCTGGTAGCCGCTGGTATCATACCATCCCCCTTCGAGTACGCAGATGTGGTTAGCACAACGACACACAAGACGTTGCGTGGACCGCGTGCAGGTGTCATTTTTTTCCGAAAAGGCGTACGCAGTGTGAAAGCAAACGGGGAAAAGGTGATGTACGACTTGGAATCGCGCGTTAATCAGGCCGTATTTCCTGGGCTGCAAGGTGGTCCGCACAATCACGCCATCGCTGGTATTGCGACCTGTATGCTGCAGGCACAGACTCCGGAGTTTCGTGCCTACCAGGAAcaagtaattaaaaatgcacGCGCGCTTTGTGCCGGTTTGCTTGAGAAAGGATACTCAGTGGCGACGGGTGGTACTGATGTTCATCTTGTGCTGGTAGATCTTCGACCGGTCGGTATTACGGGTGCCCGTGCAGAATTCATTTTGGAGGAAATTTCCATCGCATGCAACAAAAATACTGTTCCTGGTGACAAATCCGCACTAAATCCATCTGGAATTCGACTGGGTACACCTGCCCTTACAACACGTGGCCTGCTCGAGAAAGACATGCAAGTTGTAGTAGAGTTTATTGACCGTGGATTACGTCTGTCGAAGGATATTTCCAACGTTTCAGGACCGAAACTCGCCGACTTTAAGCGTGTCATTCACGAAGACAGCACACTTAGAGCCAAGGTGCAAAGTTTACGCAAGGAAGTTGAACTGTACAGTGAGCAATTCCCTCTGCCTGGTTATGTGGAtttctaa
- the LOC128714244 gene encoding protein abrupt, which yields MNPQQFSLRWNNYTSYIAGAFDSLRYEEDFVDVTLCCEGRKIRAHKILLSACSPYFKDVFKENPCQHPVIIFKNVRYTDLMSLVEFMYQGEVSVPQEQLPSFLHTAEILAIRGLTDNTSDSRQPASTTTSAIAQQLIQSQAVLDKSATITTTDSLYLTLPSNSTIVHQPKLVQQIQTTPIITKPLIKPSPPEMPALTASTTTLAVPIAQQQQQPTIAKIQVQASSQQQQQPVQVQVQQVAVQQQVQQTQQSQQNQQQTTSQVQTQPQHQTTQATTLQEVVDNVVQPRKKKVKGQQITSQSNTSVPSGSTVTVTSTTSGQSGENEIYETETYTISTKDGRVQQEHAEQYTENGQTSGSALKMEIPEFISVGEPINSGNGSNNTFLQESYELVPENIEEKDDDEDMAQDNIEIEGSEMDMSRIFQGSTDEQTKSNILQASMEKLLVVSDEKLHKCPECRRTFCSMNAMKRHRQAKHFALQDSYVCAMCDARFKTKWSLSTHKSKYHRSQTTTGTIETGDSTVATATKTASNTQKRHTTATMVTRVKTLRVTTEHT from the exons ATGAATCCACAGCAATTTTCTCTACGGTGGAACAATTATACTTCCTACATAGCCGGAGCATTTGACTCACTGCGCTATGAAGAAGACTTCGTAGATGTGACGTTGTGTTGCGAAGGGCGCAAGATACGCGCTCATAAAATTTTGCTATCGGCTTGCAGTCCATACTTCAAGGACGTATTCAAGGAGAATCCTTGTCAGCATCCTGTCATAATATTCAAAAATGTGCGCTACACGGACCTGATGTCACTGGTGGAGTTTATGTACCAGGGTGAGGTGAGCGTGCCGCAGGAACAACTTCCATCCTTCCTTCATACAGCAGAGATACTGGCAATCCGAGGACTCACGGACAATACGTCAGATTCGCGCCAGCCAGCAAGCACCACAACTTCCGCTATCGCACAGCAGCTGATACAAAGCCAAGCTGTACTGGACAAATCTGCTACGATCACAACAACAGACTCCTTGTACCTAACCTTGCCATCAAATTCTACTATAGTCCATCAACCGAAGCTTGtacaacaaatacaaacgACTCCGATCATCACTAAACCTCTTATCAAACCATCGCCCCCCGAAATGCCCGCCCTGACCGCCTCAACAACCACCCTGGCTGTACCAAtcgcgcaacaacaacagcaacctaCAATCGCCAAAATTCAGGTACAAGCATCgtcacagcaacagcagcaaccggtACAAGTACAGGTTCAGCAAGTAGCCGTGCAGCAACAGGTACAGCAGACGCAGCAGTCACAACAGAACCAGCAACAGACAACATCCCAGGttcaaacacaaccacaacaccaAACTACTCAAGCGACTACATTGCAAGAGGTGGTAGACAACGTCGTTCAGCctagaaagaaaaaagttaaagGCCAACAAATCACGTCTCAGTCAAATACTTCAGTTCCTTCTGGATCGACGGTAACAGTTACATCGACAACCTCGGGACAATcgggtgaaaatgaaatatacGAGACGGAAACATATACTATCTCAACGAAAGATGGACGAGTGCAACAAGAACATG CTGAACAGTATACAGAAAATGGCCAAACATCTGGTTCTGCGTTGAAGATGGAAATTCCGGAGTTTATCAGCGTCGGAGAGCCGATTAATTCTGGTAACGGCTCAAATAATACGTTCCTCCAAG AAAGCTATGAACTGGTGCcagaaaacattgaagaaaagGATGACGACGAAGATATGGCGCAGGACAATATTGAGATCGAAGGCTCGGAAATGGATATGA GTCGCATTTTTCAAGGATCAACCGATGAGCAGACAAAATCTAATATTTTACAAG CAAGTATGGAAAAATTATTGGTTGTCTCCGACGAAAAGCTGCATAAGTGTCCCGAATGCCGACGTACATTCTGCTCAATGAATGCAATGAAGCGACACAGGCAGGCCAAACACTTTGCATTGCAGGATTCCTATGTCTGCGCCATGTGTGACGCTcggttcaaaacaaaatggtcgCTGTCAACACATAAGTCCAAATACCATCGGAGTCAAACCACGACGGGCACTATCGAAACAGGCGACAGCACTGTCGCGACCGCAACCAAGACCGCATCAAATACACAGAAAAGGCATACGACTGCAACAATGGTGACGCGCGTCAAGACTCTCCGTGTGACAACGGAACATACGTAA
- the LOC128711082 gene encoding uncharacterized protein LOC128711082 produces the protein MWTRSFHVWFASMTTLLLTTEIVTTNALLKRCYQCRSRSELGSCKDPFLLNATQVESERGVSAVPCASGWCGKVIEGMGSFREDDYDMATQRMCVQRGPSDSEDRCAYTIYNHKKVYMCFCQGDLCNTANTPRYSHQWVGLCSSTISPTG, from the exons ATGTGGACCAGATCGTTTCATGTGTGGTTTGCATCGATGACAACATTACTGCTGACTACCGAGATCGTAACAACAAATG CGTTGCTAAAACGATGTTATCAATGTCGATCTCGAAGCGAGCTTGGAAGTTGCAAAGATCCATTCCTGTTGAATGCTACTCAAGTTGAAAGTGAACGTGGCGTGTCAGCTGTACCGTGCGCATCCGGTTGGTGTGGCAAAGTAATCGAAGGAATGGGTTCATTCCGTGAAGATG ATTATGATATGGCTACCCAACGCATGTGTGTTCAGCGTGGACCCTCGGATTCCGAGGATCGCTGTGCGTACACCATCTACAACCACAAGAAGGTCTACATGTGCTTTTGCCAGGGAGATCTCTGCAACACTGCCAACACGCCCAGATATTCACACCAGTGGGTCGGACTTTGCAGTAGTACG ATTTCACCGACCGGGTAA